AATGGCATCAATTATGAGTAGTATATTTATATTGTGTGTAGCAATAATTCTGACATTAGTTCCGGCCGGGTATGGGAACGGTGAAGGAGACGCATTGACGGCCCTGAGAAGTAGCCTCTCGGATCCTAATAATGTGCTTGCAAGCTGGGACCCGACCCTTGTTGATCCCTGTACTTGGTTTCATGTCACCTGCAATGACCAGAATCAAGTTACTCGTttgtatgtttttttataaccttttattttattaatttataagattttaaaaattattataatatttttaacattaaaagGGAGATAGAGCGGCTCCACGAATAACTTCTTTGTTTGAACAAAGATTCGACgcgatttttaaatttgtgtcttGGGGTCAAATGAATACATCTTAATATTTTTGGGTCAATtagatttttaaacttttattttgcaattaaataGATCACTTCAGTCAGTTAGGTCTCCAAATTTGTGTCTCGGGGTGAGATAAGTCTGCGTTTGAGGTGTACAATTTTGGGGTTATTAGACCTAAATCAAGAGAGTCGGGGATCTAATTaacagataaaattaaaaatggcttaaaatgacTTATTTAACGCCAAAAATACAAGTTTGGGatctaattgacaaaaaaatagaGTTAAAATATATTCATTAGACTCCGAGACACAAATTTAAAAGACGAGTCGAccgtttattttttttctcttttcgaTCAACtgttttgttttctatttttttgggATAAAAGTATGTTCGACGCAAAAAATATTCGAAAACAAAATGctcaaatattttcaacacaGAATCTGGTGATAtatttattgcatattttaatagaattatttgttgtttttgatgttttaatGAACAGAGACTTGGGGAGAGAAAATCTGAGCGGGCACCTCGTATCTGAGCTTAAAACGCTGCAAAATCTGGAATATATGTGAGTCATTGTTTCAATATCAATAATTTTGTAGAGAgattgtcattattttaatgacgtgttattaTGTGATAAACTTAGTGCACGGATGACGTGCTGAACttagtctacctaagaatttctcaattttataatttgatttatatttttttgtatttttagaaaGAAACAAAATTGACGTATTTAGTTAATGCAGGGCCATGTATGGGAACAAAATTAATGGAAATATTCCTGCTGAATTAGGTGAATTGAAGAGCCTAAAAAGTCTGGATTTGTTCGAGAACAACATTTCAGGGACCATTCCTCCTTCCTTGGGAAAAATGAACTCACTCTCTTTTTTGTAAGTTTGATTGTCCAACATTAAGCAAATTACGGCTTAATTTCTTTTTATGGTTACTAAATTACATCTTTTTGTACAAAATGTTAAGcgatgttttaatttttagattttataactaaatttctatttttcaacaattatctaattaattataatcaataaATACATATGTGGCCGACGGATTGTCTGCATGACAAAGATGGGATATATGGCAATCTATCGGGCATATAAGTAATTATTGGACAAAATTGATTCTGTAACCTCTAACAAATGAAATTTCGGTTATAATTTTGGAAAAATAGAAGGTTGATTACCAAATATAACAAATGAAATTTCAGTAttatattgcaaaaattaaatagttttaatgaccacaaaaatatttaaactagTAAAATCATTAAATATCTTGAGATTTTGTAGCATATGTTTCATATTGCAATTCATATAACTTCTCTTCTGATTAATATTTCTATTTGCACAGACGACTCAATAACAACCGATTGACCGGAACCATTCCCTCCGAACTTGCGAATATGTCAAACCTCAGAATTCTGTATGTATTTTTCTTATT
This window of the Mercurialis annua linkage group LG5, ddMerAnnu1.2, whole genome shotgun sequence genome carries:
- the LOC126680176 gene encoding leucine-rich repeat protein 1-like → MASIMSSIFILCVAIILTLVPAGYGNGEGDALTALRSSLSDPNNVLASWDPTLVDPCTWFHVTCNDQNQVTRLDLGRENLSGHLVSELKTLQNLEYMAMYGNKINGNIPAELGELKSLKSLDLFENNISGTIPPSLGKMNSLSFLRLNNNRLTGTIPSELANMSNLRILDLSNNDLCGTVPPELEHIPIKYLDNNPRLGHPC